From a single Raphanus sativus cultivar WK10039 chromosome 3, ASM80110v3, whole genome shotgun sequence genomic region:
- the LOC108844392 gene encoding OVARIAN TUMOR DOMAIN-containing deubiquitinating enzyme 9 — MIWFDIWSLLASPRRFCESKPSSSYPRKFLGCFIQQSSRSLTCSITVKLCIFNDMVRVQSTTIATVSRVQIPSRLRIMKVVGNRAGFFGLIIKPNFGEPKQTTTRRLRCETAFKISLCRLFGHSFCNFLSLRPNPSSQGFPSLPFDFSVPKSSSPGNSILHARGLFVFLIKFDTFSVFLLNKMGYEPDPDALRWGLHDLEVCTLTNAGSCGSVTLYGTTDDAVDVNQGYVREGYNQPLTGYVDNDAVIAQFYQDELSRVERAEESSSDSRLLSDNNPSRISVVSQEWPHQGEAIDISRESDMEDKNVARIRYQGEGSSPVCDDDDSDCSVEVEEESWSLDSEVGKRLNQMIPIAHVPKINGELPSEDEQVSDHERLFQRLQLYGLVENKILGDGNCQFRSLSDQLYRSPEHHNFVREQVVNQLSYNREMYEGYVPMAYTDYLKTMKRNGEWGDHVTLQAAADWYGVRMFVITSFKNTCYIEILPHLQKSNRLICLSFWAEVHYNSIYPEGELPEPEGKKKKKYWVF; from the exons ATGATATGGTTTGATATTTGGTCTCTGCTGGCGTCTCCTAGAAG GTTTTGCGAATCCAAACCAAGTTCTTCTTATCCGAGGAAATTTCTCGGGTGTTTTATACAACAAAGCTCAAGATCTCTAACATGCTCGATTACAGTAAAG TTGTGTATCTTTAACGATATGGTTAGGGTGCAGAGTACGACGATCGCCACCGTTTCTCGAGTCCAAATTCCGTCACGGTTGAG AATCATGAAGGTTGTTGGAAATAGAGCGGGTTTTTTTGGATTGATAATCAAACCGAACTTCGGAGAACCAAAACAAACGACGACAAGACGATTACGGTGTGAAACGGCTTTCAAAATATCTCTCTGCCGACTTTTCGGACACTCCTTTTGCAATTTTCTTTCTCTGCGACCAAACCCATCTTCCCAAGGTTTCCCCTCTCTCCCTTTTGATTTCTCCGTCCCGAAATCTTCATCTCCAG GAAACTCAATTCTACACGCAAGAGGgttgtttgtgtttttaataaagtttgaTACTTTTTCCGTTTTCTTATTAAATAAAATGGGGTATGAGCCTGATCCAGATGCTCTTCGTTGGGGTCTCCATGATCTTGAGGTTTGTACGCTCACAAACGCTGGTTCTTGCGGCAGCGTGACGCTTTACGGGACGACGGACGATGCTGTCGATGTGAATCAAGGCTATGTTAGAGAAGGTTACAACCAGCCTCTCACTGGTTACGTAGACAACGATGCGGTTATTGCTCAGTTTTACCAAGACGAGCTGTCTAGAGTTGAACGAGCAGAGGAATCATCATCTGATTCGAGGCTCCTCAGTGATAATAATCCTAGTCGGATCTCTGTTGTTTCTCAAGAGTGGCCTCACCAAGGGGAAGCTATTGATATTTCTCGTGAGAGTGACATGGAGGATAAGAATGTTGCAAGGATAAGGTATCAAGGAGAGGGAAGCTCCCCGGTTTGCGATGATGATGACTCAGATTGTTCTGTAGAAGTAGAGGAAGAGTCTTGGTCTTTGGATTCTGAGGTTGGGAAGCGACTCAACCAAATGATACCTATTGCT CATGTGCCGAAAATCAATGGGGAGTTACCGTCAGAGGATGAGCAGGTTTCTGATCATGAACGGCTTTTTCAGAG ATTACAGCTTTATGGCTTGGTGGAGAACAAGATTCTAGGAGACGGAAACTGCCAG TTTCGGTCACTATCAGATCAGCTTTACCGCTCTCCAGAGCACCATAATTTTGTCAGAGAACAAGTTGTTAATCAG CTTTCATATAATAGAGAGATGTATGAAGGTTATGTTCCAATGGCGTACACTGACTATCTTAAAACAATGAAACG GAATGGAGAATGGGGTGATCACGTTACTCTACAGGCTGCTGCTGATTGG TATGGTGTTCGGATGTTTGTGATAACTTCATTCAAGAATACATGTTACATTGAGATCTTGCCTCATCTGCAGAAGTCCAACCGCC TTATATGTTTAAGCTTTTGGGCTGAGGTTCATTACAATTCAATCTATCCTGAAGGAG AGCTACCCGAACCggaggggaagaagaagaagaaatattgGGTTTTCTAA